In Malus sylvestris chromosome 16, drMalSylv7.2, whole genome shotgun sequence, the following are encoded in one genomic region:
- the LOC126606451 gene encoding uncharacterized protein LOC126606451: MEKVSKKTGTSTHKRKAPVLVPSEDILPHKKIHKFRGEPSVRPKSQDGVLKGPAFRKTGVETVDNATAVVAGEGSRLLPHPLTMEHTVQESDPGSRHEGKGKERAGSVPWKDLRVATRPKDFGDINNCLAGRRFAFDELGEPLAKDESDCDRMLKLSSYVMAEYHDRLQEVERYKAKLKENKQLVDEARRNKGLLTQALQLKDETMESLKRRNGENLRLKKLFEATKNSWRWLPWKYPRLGENWMVP, translated from the exons a tggagaaggtaagcaagaaaacagggactagcacccataaaaggaaagcaccagtgttagttccttcggaagacatcctaccgcataagaaaattcataagttccgAGGGGAACCATCCGTTAGACCTAAGTCCCAAGATGGGGTCCTTAAGGGGCCTGCCTTTAGGAAGACTGGAGTCGAGACCGTTGATAATGCTACTGCCGTAGTTGCAGGAGAAGGGAGCCGACTGTTGCCTCATCCTCTTACTATGGAGCACACTGTCCAGGAAAGTGATCCTGGTTCCCGCCATGAggggaaaggcaaggaaagagctggcagtgtcccgtggaaggacttgagggttgccacgcggccaaaggattttggggatatcaacaattgcttggcagggcgtcgattcgccttcgatgagctcggagagcccttagctaaggatgaatcggattgcgaccggatgttgaagctgtcttcatat gtcatggccgagtatcacgacagactgcaagaggttgagcggtacaaggcaaaactgaaggagaataagcagcttgtggacgaggcccgaaggaataagggacttttgactcaggctctccaactgaaggatgaaaccatggagagcttgaaaaggcgaaatggtgagaacctaaggcttaagaaattgtttgaggcaactaaaaacagttggaggtggctaccttggaagtatccaaggttaggggagaattggatggtgccttag